One part of the Neodiprion virginianus isolate iyNeoVirg1 chromosome 3, iyNeoVirg1.1, whole genome shotgun sequence genome encodes these proteins:
- the LOC124301581 gene encoding uncharacterized protein LOC124301581 isoform X2, which yields MESKRSKSVICTVCDHPSISIIVMNSYGELSSNVETSRTSLRRLARHEETEFSNASILNSMEKFVRTVNEMEETILVPSRLLDLAVGDSNDTVSMKGKGGSSIKDAMANTDLYQLYNIVNKVKVELLWSQESQEELKNATTATSERLAVGHVRRPSTTSMQSIHSAASIISSSSDSDSDTGIENDSGMESEEPSDRLANIAADNFRRHLRGLHNSIHQMTEAATYLTLRYQADVGGAV from the exons ATGGAAAGTAAGAGAAGTAAAAGTGTGATTTGTACGGTGTGTGACCATCCTTCGATCAGTATAATCGTCATGAATTCCTACGGAGAGCTGTCGAGCAACGTGGAGACGAGCAG GACAAGTCTGCGACGCCTGGCGAGGCATGAAGAGACGGAATTCAGCAATGCCAGCATCCTAAACAGTATGGAAAAGTTTGTGCGGACGGTGAACGAGATGGAAGAGACGATCCTGGTGCCAAGCAGGCTGCTAGACTTAGCGGTCGGGGATTCCAACGACACCGTGTCGATGAAGGGAAAGGGTGGCTCGTCGATAAAAGATGCGATGGCAAACACAGACCTCTATCAACTTTACAACATCGTGAACAAGGTTAAGGTGGAGCTTTTGTGGTCCCAGGAATCCCAGGAAGAATTGAAGAACGCAACTACAGCTACCAGCGAAAGACTAGCAGTTGGTCACGTACGACGTCCCAGCACCACATCTATGCAAAGCATCCACAGTGCAGCTTCGATAATCAGCTCAAGCTCGGACTCGGATTCTGATACAGGTATAGAAAATGATTCTGGTATGGAAAGCGAAGAGCCCAGCGATCGTCTGGCTAACATCGCCGCGGACAACTTCAGGCGCCATTTGAGGGGTCTCCACAATAGCATTCACCAAATGACTGAGGCTGCCACCTATCTGACTCTCCGTTACCAAGCCGATGTCGGTGGGGCAGTTTGA
- the LOC124301581 gene encoding uncharacterized protein LOC124301581 isoform X1: MEKFVRTVNEMEETILVPSRLLDLAVGDSNDTVSMKGKGGSSIKDAMANTDLYQLYNIVNKVKVELLWSQESQEELKNATTATSERLAVGHVRRPSTTSMQSIHSAASIISSSSDSDSDTGIENDSGMESEEPSDRLANIAADNFRRHLRGLHNSIHQMTEAATYLTLRYQADVGGAV; encoded by the coding sequence ATGGAAAAGTTTGTGCGGACGGTGAACGAGATGGAAGAGACGATCCTGGTGCCAAGCAGGCTGCTAGACTTAGCGGTCGGGGATTCCAACGACACCGTGTCGATGAAGGGAAAGGGTGGCTCGTCGATAAAAGATGCGATGGCAAACACAGACCTCTATCAACTTTACAACATCGTGAACAAGGTTAAGGTGGAGCTTTTGTGGTCCCAGGAATCCCAGGAAGAATTGAAGAACGCAACTACAGCTACCAGCGAAAGACTAGCAGTTGGTCACGTACGACGTCCCAGCACCACATCTATGCAAAGCATCCACAGTGCAGCTTCGATAATCAGCTCAAGCTCGGACTCGGATTCTGATACAGGTATAGAAAATGATTCTGGTATGGAAAGCGAAGAGCCCAGCGATCGTCTGGCTAACATCGCCGCGGACAACTTCAGGCGCCATTTGAGGGGTCTCCACAATAGCATTCACCAAATGACTGAGGCTGCCACCTATCTGACTCTCCGTTACCAAGCCGATGTCGGTGGGGCAGTTTGA
- the LOC124301578 gene encoding tyrosine-protein kinase Shark isoform X1 — MGSEENIAWYHEDLSRQDAENMLKEEGTEDGTFLVRNSSSSLGDYVLSVLHNGEVIHYQIRKHEEDAFFSIDDETTIHGLDTLIEYYQDSHHGLETVLRNPRIGKPPPHDTRRHGRTNLLHRATVQRNYTIVSELLKCGYRSLDAKNQLGQTAVHLAAMNGADEILRKLIQNKASVNCRDSAGYTPLHYACQSNLPSTVRILITGGANIQARNTKTGMVPLHEAASRGHNTVIQVLLSMNAPVNPRTMEDDIPADLAKRNGHVECAKLLCDYQGPAPKEKRCNWYHGTLDRTEAVALLHKHGDVDGSFLVRFSDRHRGGYVLTVMYHKQAYHFQIQRKGDLLFIDNGPYLVSLEHVVEYYQCMPDGLPGPLLHPIAPIPRPPVPEMPSSIFNGNTLNKSRQSTAKRGKFSRDATLLETTSFSTQPDSVQNIDIDESSSYNIPVTANETNFDANLNSEAREIQEFIPGENLILGGVLGEGEFGSVYEGVYDAPTGVREPVAIKTLHESHSEATRAEFLREARVMMSLNHHCIVRLIGLSLGPPLLMVQELVPLGSMLAYLLEFPDRVNPNYELKIWASQIACGMKYVEELRLVHRDLAARNILLASRHQAKISDFGLSRTFGSNDYYRASEGGKWPIKWYAPESYNFGTFSNASDVWSFGVTLWEMFSYGDQPYGDRRGVDVIQLVENGERLEKPDKCPEHIYTVMKRCWSYSAADRPNFAELLEIFSSDPEYTNIKELIAAVDIS; from the exons ATGGGCAGCGAGGAAAACATAGCGTGGTATCACGAAGATCTTTCTCGTCAAGATGCGGAAAATATGTTGAAGGAAG aagGAACAGAGGATGGCACATTTTTAGTAAGAAACAGTAGCTCGTCCTTGGGGGATTACGTCTTATCTGTTCTCCACAATGGTGAAGTGATTCATTATCAAATTAGGAAACATGAGGAGGATGCTTTTTTCTCAATAG ATGATGAAACAACAATTCATGGGTTGGATACTCTGATCGAATATTATCAAGATAGTCATCATGGTCTTGAAACGGTTTTGCGCAACCCTCGCATTGGTAAACCGCCACCCCACGATACCAGGCGGCATGGCCGAACGAACCTTCTTCACAGAGCGACTGTTCAG AGAAATTACACTATAGTCTCAGAGCTGCTGAAGTGCGGGTATAGAAGTCTGGATGCCAAAAATCAACTGGGTCAAACTGCTGTACATTTAGCAGCAATGAACGGAGCGGATGAAATTCTTCGAAAACTGATTCAAAATAAAGCCAGCGTTAATTGCAGGGATTCTGCTGGCTATACACCCCTACAC TATGCATGTCAAAGTAATTTACCAAGTACCGTTCGAATACTAATAACGGGTGGAGCAAATATTCAGGCAAGAAACACAAAGACGG GTATGGTTCCTCTGCATGAAGCAGCTAGTAGGGGACACAATACGGTGATACAAGTATTACTTTCCATGAACGCGCCTGTCAATCCTCGCACTATGGAAGATGATATACCGGCTGATCTTGCTAAGCGAAACGGTCATGTGGAATGTGCAAAGCTGTTGT GCGATTATCAGGGACCTGCTCCAAAAGAAAAACGCTGCAATTGGTACCACGGAACACTAGATAGAACCGAGGCAGTCGCTCTTTTACACAAACATGGGGACGTTGACGGATCATTTTTAGTTCGGTTTAGTGATCGTCACCGCGGTGGTTACGTACTCACAGTTATGTACCACAAGCAAGCGTACCATTTCCAAATACAAAGAAAG GGGGACTTGTTGTTTATTGATAATGGCCCCTACCTCGTTTCCCTGGAACACGTCGTAGAATATTATCAGTGTATGCCCGATGGCCTCCCTGGGCCTCTGCTTCATCCTATTGCTCCAATACCAAGACCACCGGTTCCTGAAATGCCTTCGTCTATATTTAATGGG AACACACTCAATAAATCGAGACAGTCAACGGCTAAGAGAGGCAAATTTTCTAGAGATGCAACACTACTAGAGACCACATCTTTTTCAACTCAGCCTGACTCTGTTCAAAATATTGACATTGACGAATCTTCATCTTACAATATCCCAGTCACGGCTAATGAGACAAACTTTGATGCTAATTTGAATTCAGAAGCACGGGAAATCCAAG AGTTCATTCCGGGAGAAAATTTGATCCTTGGAGGCGTCCTTGGCGAAGGTGAATTCGGATCAGTCTACGAAGGAGTGTATGATGCTCCGACAGGTGTTCGGGAACCAGTTGCAATCAAGACACTTCACGAATCTCACAGCGAAGCCACTCGTGCCGAATTTCTGAGAGAGGCGCGCGTTATGATGTCTCTCAACCATCATTGCATAGTCAGGCTCATCGGGCTTTCCTTAGGACCACCCTTGCTCATG GTTCAAGAATTAGTTCCACTCGGCTCGATGCTGGCATATCTTCTAGAATTTCCCGACCGAGTAAACCCGAACtacgaattgaaaatatgggCATCGCAGATTGCTTGTG GTATGAAATACGTGGAGGAACTCCGACTTGTGCATAGGGATTTGGCTGCACGAAATATTCTACTTGCTTCCAGACATCAAGCCAAGATCAGTGACTTTGGGCTTTCACGAACGTTTGGTTCCAACGATTACTACAGGGCTAGCGAGGGTGGAAAGTGGCCAATAAAGTG GTATGCCCCGGAATCATACAACTTCGGTACATTTTCTAACGCAAGCGATGTATGGAGTTTTGGGGTTACGCTGTGGGAAATGTTTTCTTACGGAGATCAGCCGTACGGAGATCGACGCGGAGTAGAT GTAATTCAACTGGTCGAGAATGGCGAACGTCTTGAAAAACCGGATAAATGTCCGGAGCATATTTACACGGTAATGAAACGCTGCTGGTCATACTCAGCCGCGGATCGCCCGAACTTTGCCGAACTCTTGGAAATATTTAGCAGTGATCCCGAGTACACTAACATCAAAGAGCTTATTGCCGCTGTCGATATCAGCTGA
- the LOC124301579 gene encoding uncharacterized protein LOC124301579 isoform X4: MKVAPLYFLIGHIIVVGIAGVKSDVKSDAFCSSFCVCDMWYRLRRASCTSRHLYSVQTGVSNAVQALDLSNNSISALLNYELKELGLSDCQISHVNRQAFAGLKNLRKLDLSNNFMMQIDYREIEILPTLQVINLDNNPWSCGDMKRLLSHLEDRSIVFDSPCNKSRKTGGEKPAGRTMKKFEKMIDATRPQDQNQDRDREYGVMLSPTITWITDPPPPVIGTGNKSKSETIIDRDGLLHALADVSPLWIFAVGFSVGFVTSMLFTYIWVTGMISGCWRCPKIPRRNLGATRDNASQRISLLGGHPACPGTPPPPYRDVILNSSSYPTAPSVVSI, from the exons ATGAAGGTTGCGCCGTTGTATTTTTTGATCGGTCACATTATCGTCGTCGGTATCGCCGGTGTCAAGTCGGATGTAAAAAGTGACGCGTTTTGCAGTAGCTTTTGCGTTTGCGACATGTGGTACAGACTGAGACGGGCCAGCTGTACCTCTCGGCATTTGTACAGCGTACAAACTGGCGTCTCTAACGCCGTTCAGGCCCTCGATCTTTCGAACAACTCGATCTCGGCGCTTTTGAATTACGAACTTAAG GAATTGGGACTCAGCGATTGCCAGATAAGCCATGTAAACCGGCAGGCTTTCGCGGGGCTGAAAAATCTCCGGAAGCTTGATCTTTCGAACAACTTTATGATGCAAATTGACTATcgggaaattgaaattctacCCACGCTGCAGGTCATCAATTTGGACAA CAATCCTTGGTCCTGCGGGGACATGAAGAGGCTGTTATCGCACCTCGAAGATCGGAGCATCGTCTTCGATTCGCCGTGCAACAAATCGAGGAAAACGGGGGGCGAGAAACCGGCAGGTCGAACGATGAAGAAGTTTGAAAAGATGATCGACGCGACGCGGCCACAGGATCAAAATCAGGACCGGGATCGGGAATACGGAGTCATGCTGAGTCCAACGATCACGTGGATAACGGATCCGCCGCCTCCGGTGATCGGCACTGGAAACAAATCGAAGAGCGAAACGATCATCGACCGCGACGGGTTACTTCACGCCTTAGCCGACGTTTCCCCCCTATGGATATTCGCCGTAGGCTTCTCCGTCGGCTTCGTGACCAGCATGCTCTTCACGTACATCTGGGTGACCGGCATGATCTCAGGATGCTGGAGATGCCCGAAAATACCGAGGCGCAACCTTGGCGCTACCCGCGACAACGCTTCCCAGAGGATATCGCTTCTCGGAGGTCATCCTGCCTGCCCTGGTACTCCTCCCCCACCCTACAGGGACGTCATCCTGAATTCGAGCTCCTATCCCACCGCACCCTCCGTCGTGTCGATTTGA
- the LOC124301579 gene encoding immunoglobulin superfamily member 10-like isoform X1, translated as MKVAPLYFLIGHIIVVGIAGVKSDVKSDAFCSSFCVCDMWYRLRRASCTSRHLYSVQTGVSNAVQALDLSNNSISALLNYELKNTGLVNLKYLNLSDNSISEIGSFAFANIDDLAVLDLSRNHLYYVLWDTFVDSRSLRILHLNGNRFGTRIPDLHSNSISELGLSDCQISHVNRQAFAGLKNLRKLDLSNNFMMQIDYREIEILPTLQVINLDNNPWSCGDMKRLLSHLEDRSIVFDSPCNKSRKTGGEKPAGRTMKKFEKMIDATRPQDQNQDRDREYGVMLSPTITWITDPPPPVIGTGNKSKSETIIDRDGLLHALADVSPLWIFAVGFSVGFVTSMLFTYIWVTGMISGCWRCPKIPRRNLGATRDNASQRISLLGGHPACPGTPPPPYRDVILNSSSYPTAPSVVSI; from the exons ATGAAGGTTGCGCCGTTGTATTTTTTGATCGGTCACATTATCGTCGTCGGTATCGCCGGTGTCAAGTCGGATGTAAAAAGTGACGCGTTTTGCAGTAGCTTTTGCGTTTGCGACATGTGGTACAGACTGAGACGGGCCAGCTGTACCTCTCGGCATTTGTACAGCGTACAAACTGGCGTCTCTAACGCCGTTCAGGCCCTCGATCTTTCGAACAACTCGATCTCGGCGCTTTTGAATTACGAACTTAAG AACACCGGCCTTGTGAACTTAAAGTATTTGAACTTGTCCGACAACTCGATAAGTGAAATTGGTTCGTTTGCATTCGCGAATATCGACGATCTCGCGGTCCTCGATTTGTCCAGGAATCATCTGTATTACGTTCTCTGGGATACGTTCGTCGACAGTCGAAGTTTGCGGATTCTTCATCTCAATGGAAATCGATTTGGCACCCGGATCCCAGACTTACACTCAAATTCCATTTCG GAATTGGGACTCAGCGATTGCCAGATAAGCCATGTAAACCGGCAGGCTTTCGCGGGGCTGAAAAATCTCCGGAAGCTTGATCTTTCGAACAACTTTATGATGCAAATTGACTATcgggaaattgaaattctacCCACGCTGCAGGTCATCAATTTGGACAA CAATCCTTGGTCCTGCGGGGACATGAAGAGGCTGTTATCGCACCTCGAAGATCGGAGCATCGTCTTCGATTCGCCGTGCAACAAATCGAGGAAAACGGGGGGCGAGAAACCGGCAGGTCGAACGATGAAGAAGTTTGAAAAGATGATCGACGCGACGCGGCCACAGGATCAAAATCAGGACCGGGATCGGGAATACGGAGTCATGCTGAGTCCAACGATCACGTGGATAACGGATCCGCCGCCTCCGGTGATCGGCACTGGAAACAAATCGAAGAGCGAAACGATCATCGACCGCGACGGGTTACTTCACGCCTTAGCCGACGTTTCCCCCCTATGGATATTCGCCGTAGGCTTCTCCGTCGGCTTCGTGACCAGCATGCTCTTCACGTACATCTGGGTGACCGGCATGATCTCAGGATGCTGGAGATGCCCGAAAATACCGAGGCGCAACCTTGGCGCTACCCGCGACAACGCTTCCCAGAGGATATCGCTTCTCGGAGGTCATCCTGCCTGCCCTGGTACTCCTCCCCCACCCTACAGGGACGTCATCCTGAATTCGAGCTCCTATCCCACCGCACCCTCCGTCGTGTCGATTTGA
- the LOC124301578 gene encoding tyrosine-protein kinase Shark isoform X2, translating into MLPFTLQGTEDGTFLVRNSSSSLGDYVLSVLHNGEVIHYQIRKHEEDAFFSIDDETTIHGLDTLIEYYQDSHHGLETVLRNPRIGKPPPHDTRRHGRTNLLHRATVQRNYTIVSELLKCGYRSLDAKNQLGQTAVHLAAMNGADEILRKLIQNKASVNCRDSAGYTPLHYACQSNLPSTVRILITGGANIQARNTKTGMVPLHEAASRGHNTVIQVLLSMNAPVNPRTMEDDIPADLAKRNGHVECAKLLCDYQGPAPKEKRCNWYHGTLDRTEAVALLHKHGDVDGSFLVRFSDRHRGGYVLTVMYHKQAYHFQIQRKGDLLFIDNGPYLVSLEHVVEYYQCMPDGLPGPLLHPIAPIPRPPVPEMPSSIFNGNTLNKSRQSTAKRGKFSRDATLLETTSFSTQPDSVQNIDIDESSSYNIPVTANETNFDANLNSEAREIQEFIPGENLILGGVLGEGEFGSVYEGVYDAPTGVREPVAIKTLHESHSEATRAEFLREARVMMSLNHHCIVRLIGLSLGPPLLMVQELVPLGSMLAYLLEFPDRVNPNYELKIWASQIACGMKYVEELRLVHRDLAARNILLASRHQAKISDFGLSRTFGSNDYYRASEGGKWPIKWYAPESYNFGTFSNASDVWSFGVTLWEMFSYGDQPYGDRRGVDVIQLVENGERLEKPDKCPEHIYTVMKRCWSYSAADRPNFAELLEIFSSDPEYTNIKELIAAVDIS; encoded by the exons ATGTTACCGTTCACGCtac aagGAACAGAGGATGGCACATTTTTAGTAAGAAACAGTAGCTCGTCCTTGGGGGATTACGTCTTATCTGTTCTCCACAATGGTGAAGTGATTCATTATCAAATTAGGAAACATGAGGAGGATGCTTTTTTCTCAATAG ATGATGAAACAACAATTCATGGGTTGGATACTCTGATCGAATATTATCAAGATAGTCATCATGGTCTTGAAACGGTTTTGCGCAACCCTCGCATTGGTAAACCGCCACCCCACGATACCAGGCGGCATGGCCGAACGAACCTTCTTCACAGAGCGACTGTTCAG AGAAATTACACTATAGTCTCAGAGCTGCTGAAGTGCGGGTATAGAAGTCTGGATGCCAAAAATCAACTGGGTCAAACTGCTGTACATTTAGCAGCAATGAACGGAGCGGATGAAATTCTTCGAAAACTGATTCAAAATAAAGCCAGCGTTAATTGCAGGGATTCTGCTGGCTATACACCCCTACAC TATGCATGTCAAAGTAATTTACCAAGTACCGTTCGAATACTAATAACGGGTGGAGCAAATATTCAGGCAAGAAACACAAAGACGG GTATGGTTCCTCTGCATGAAGCAGCTAGTAGGGGACACAATACGGTGATACAAGTATTACTTTCCATGAACGCGCCTGTCAATCCTCGCACTATGGAAGATGATATACCGGCTGATCTTGCTAAGCGAAACGGTCATGTGGAATGTGCAAAGCTGTTGT GCGATTATCAGGGACCTGCTCCAAAAGAAAAACGCTGCAATTGGTACCACGGAACACTAGATAGAACCGAGGCAGTCGCTCTTTTACACAAACATGGGGACGTTGACGGATCATTTTTAGTTCGGTTTAGTGATCGTCACCGCGGTGGTTACGTACTCACAGTTATGTACCACAAGCAAGCGTACCATTTCCAAATACAAAGAAAG GGGGACTTGTTGTTTATTGATAATGGCCCCTACCTCGTTTCCCTGGAACACGTCGTAGAATATTATCAGTGTATGCCCGATGGCCTCCCTGGGCCTCTGCTTCATCCTATTGCTCCAATACCAAGACCACCGGTTCCTGAAATGCCTTCGTCTATATTTAATGGG AACACACTCAATAAATCGAGACAGTCAACGGCTAAGAGAGGCAAATTTTCTAGAGATGCAACACTACTAGAGACCACATCTTTTTCAACTCAGCCTGACTCTGTTCAAAATATTGACATTGACGAATCTTCATCTTACAATATCCCAGTCACGGCTAATGAGACAAACTTTGATGCTAATTTGAATTCAGAAGCACGGGAAATCCAAG AGTTCATTCCGGGAGAAAATTTGATCCTTGGAGGCGTCCTTGGCGAAGGTGAATTCGGATCAGTCTACGAAGGAGTGTATGATGCTCCGACAGGTGTTCGGGAACCAGTTGCAATCAAGACACTTCACGAATCTCACAGCGAAGCCACTCGTGCCGAATTTCTGAGAGAGGCGCGCGTTATGATGTCTCTCAACCATCATTGCATAGTCAGGCTCATCGGGCTTTCCTTAGGACCACCCTTGCTCATG GTTCAAGAATTAGTTCCACTCGGCTCGATGCTGGCATATCTTCTAGAATTTCCCGACCGAGTAAACCCGAACtacgaattgaaaatatgggCATCGCAGATTGCTTGTG GTATGAAATACGTGGAGGAACTCCGACTTGTGCATAGGGATTTGGCTGCACGAAATATTCTACTTGCTTCCAGACATCAAGCCAAGATCAGTGACTTTGGGCTTTCACGAACGTTTGGTTCCAACGATTACTACAGGGCTAGCGAGGGTGGAAAGTGGCCAATAAAGTG GTATGCCCCGGAATCATACAACTTCGGTACATTTTCTAACGCAAGCGATGTATGGAGTTTTGGGGTTACGCTGTGGGAAATGTTTTCTTACGGAGATCAGCCGTACGGAGATCGACGCGGAGTAGAT GTAATTCAACTGGTCGAGAATGGCGAACGTCTTGAAAAACCGGATAAATGTCCGGAGCATATTTACACGGTAATGAAACGCTGCTGGTCATACTCAGCCGCGGATCGCCCGAACTTTGCCGAACTCTTGGAAATATTTAGCAGTGATCCCGAGTACACTAACATCAAAGAGCTTATTGCCGCTGTCGATATCAGCTGA
- the LOC124301579 gene encoding probable LRR receptor-like serine/threonine-protein kinase At4g36180 isoform X2: MMQAHTCATIPSNNLLTGRFRKNTGLVNLKYLNLSDNSISEIGSFAFANIDDLAVLDLSRNHLYYVLWDTFVDSRSLRILHLNGNRFGTRIPDLHSNSISELGLSDCQISHVNRQAFAGLKNLRKLDLSNNFMMQIDYREIEILPTLQVINLDNNPWSCGDMKRLLSHLEDRSIVFDSPCNKSRKTGGEKPAGRTMKKFEKMIDATRPQDQNQDRDREYGVMLSPTITWITDPPPPVIGTGNKSKSETIIDRDGLLHALADVSPLWIFAVGFSVGFVTSMLFTYIWVTGMISGCWRCPKIPRRNLGATRDNASQRISLLGGHPACPGTPPPPYRDVILNSSSYPTAPSVVSI; the protein is encoded by the exons ATGATGCAGGCACACACCTGTGCGACGATCCCGTCCAATAACTTGCTAACGGGACGATTTCGTAAA AACACCGGCCTTGTGAACTTAAAGTATTTGAACTTGTCCGACAACTCGATAAGTGAAATTGGTTCGTTTGCATTCGCGAATATCGACGATCTCGCGGTCCTCGATTTGTCCAGGAATCATCTGTATTACGTTCTCTGGGATACGTTCGTCGACAGTCGAAGTTTGCGGATTCTTCATCTCAATGGAAATCGATTTGGCACCCGGATCCCAGACTTACACTCAAATTCCATTTCG GAATTGGGACTCAGCGATTGCCAGATAAGCCATGTAAACCGGCAGGCTTTCGCGGGGCTGAAAAATCTCCGGAAGCTTGATCTTTCGAACAACTTTATGATGCAAATTGACTATcgggaaattgaaattctacCCACGCTGCAGGTCATCAATTTGGACAA CAATCCTTGGTCCTGCGGGGACATGAAGAGGCTGTTATCGCACCTCGAAGATCGGAGCATCGTCTTCGATTCGCCGTGCAACAAATCGAGGAAAACGGGGGGCGAGAAACCGGCAGGTCGAACGATGAAGAAGTTTGAAAAGATGATCGACGCGACGCGGCCACAGGATCAAAATCAGGACCGGGATCGGGAATACGGAGTCATGCTGAGTCCAACGATCACGTGGATAACGGATCCGCCGCCTCCGGTGATCGGCACTGGAAACAAATCGAAGAGCGAAACGATCATCGACCGCGACGGGTTACTTCACGCCTTAGCCGACGTTTCCCCCCTATGGATATTCGCCGTAGGCTTCTCCGTCGGCTTCGTGACCAGCATGCTCTTCACGTACATCTGGGTGACCGGCATGATCTCAGGATGCTGGAGATGCCCGAAAATACCGAGGCGCAACCTTGGCGCTACCCGCGACAACGCTTCCCAGAGGATATCGCTTCTCGGAGGTCATCCTGCCTGCCCTGGTACTCCTCCCCCACCCTACAGGGACGTCATCCTGAATTCGAGCTCCTATCCCACCGCACCCTCCGTCGTGTCGATTTGA
- the LOC124301579 gene encoding probable LRR receptor-like serine/threonine-protein kinase At4g36180 isoform X3, giving the protein MELRMQDHRRVTTPNTGLVNLKYLNLSDNSISEIGSFAFANIDDLAVLDLSRNHLYYVLWDTFVDSRSLRILHLNGNRFGTRIPDLHSNSISELGLSDCQISHVNRQAFAGLKNLRKLDLSNNFMMQIDYREIEILPTLQVINLDNNPWSCGDMKRLLSHLEDRSIVFDSPCNKSRKTGGEKPAGRTMKKFEKMIDATRPQDQNQDRDREYGVMLSPTITWITDPPPPVIGTGNKSKSETIIDRDGLLHALADVSPLWIFAVGFSVGFVTSMLFTYIWVTGMISGCWRCPKIPRRNLGATRDNASQRISLLGGHPACPGTPPPPYRDVILNSSSYPTAPSVVSI; this is encoded by the exons ATGGAGTTGAGGATGCAGGATCATCGACGAGTTACGACTCCG AACACCGGCCTTGTGAACTTAAAGTATTTGAACTTGTCCGACAACTCGATAAGTGAAATTGGTTCGTTTGCATTCGCGAATATCGACGATCTCGCGGTCCTCGATTTGTCCAGGAATCATCTGTATTACGTTCTCTGGGATACGTTCGTCGACAGTCGAAGTTTGCGGATTCTTCATCTCAATGGAAATCGATTTGGCACCCGGATCCCAGACTTACACTCAAATTCCATTTCG GAATTGGGACTCAGCGATTGCCAGATAAGCCATGTAAACCGGCAGGCTTTCGCGGGGCTGAAAAATCTCCGGAAGCTTGATCTTTCGAACAACTTTATGATGCAAATTGACTATcgggaaattgaaattctacCCACGCTGCAGGTCATCAATTTGGACAA CAATCCTTGGTCCTGCGGGGACATGAAGAGGCTGTTATCGCACCTCGAAGATCGGAGCATCGTCTTCGATTCGCCGTGCAACAAATCGAGGAAAACGGGGGGCGAGAAACCGGCAGGTCGAACGATGAAGAAGTTTGAAAAGATGATCGACGCGACGCGGCCACAGGATCAAAATCAGGACCGGGATCGGGAATACGGAGTCATGCTGAGTCCAACGATCACGTGGATAACGGATCCGCCGCCTCCGGTGATCGGCACTGGAAACAAATCGAAGAGCGAAACGATCATCGACCGCGACGGGTTACTTCACGCCTTAGCCGACGTTTCCCCCCTATGGATATTCGCCGTAGGCTTCTCCGTCGGCTTCGTGACCAGCATGCTCTTCACGTACATCTGGGTGACCGGCATGATCTCAGGATGCTGGAGATGCCCGAAAATACCGAGGCGCAACCTTGGCGCTACCCGCGACAACGCTTCCCAGAGGATATCGCTTCTCGGAGGTCATCCTGCCTGCCCTGGTACTCCTCCCCCACCCTACAGGGACGTCATCCTGAATTCGAGCTCCTATCCCACCGCACCCTCCGTCGTGTCGATTTGA